In Halobacterium noricense, the genomic stretch CACGTGCCCGTGGAGCCGCCGGCGACGTGGTCGGCGACGTCACCGAGGTCGTTGCCCTCCTCGCGGAACGCTTCCTCGCAGAGTTCGAGCAGCCACGAGCGGATGACGGCACCGTTGTTCCACGTGTTCGCGACGGCCTCGAGGTCGAGGTCGTAGCGACCCTCGTGGAGGAGTTCGAAGCCCTCGCCGTACGCCTGCATGAGCGCGTATTCGACGCCGTTGTGGACCATCTTCACGTAGTGGCCCGAGCCCGCAGGTCCCATGCGGTCGTGGCCGTCCGGGCCGGTCGCAACCGCGTCGAAGACGGGCACGAGCTCGTCGTACGCCCACTCGGGGCCGCCGACCATCAGCGAGAAGCCAAGTTCCGCGCCAGCGGGGCCGCCGGAGGTGCCGCAGTCGAGGTACGCGAACTCGTATTCGCCGGCGCGCCGCGTGGAGTCCTCGAAGTGGCTGTTGCCGCCGTCCACGACCACGTCGCCTCGCGGGCGTTGCCCGCTCGCTGATTCGGTCGAGCGTGGCTCGACCCCGTCGAGTTCGGGCGCGAGTTCGTCGAGCGCGGCGTCGACGGGGTCGCCCGCGGGGACCATCAGCCAGATGCGCTTCTCGTCGCCGAGTTCCGCCGCGAGGTCGGGAATCGATTCTGCGGGCGTCGCGCCGGCGTCCGCCGCACTCGTGCGGGCGTCCGCGTCGATGTCGAACGCGACCACGTCGTGGCCCGCGTCCAGACACCGGTCGACGACGATGCGTCCCATGCGGCCGAGACCGATAACGCCGAGTTCCATACGACGAACTTCCGGGGCCGGAAGGTAGTGGTTGCGGTTGCCCCGTCGCGGTCGGAACGGCGCGACCACAAGGTTTCAGTCGGCTGGGCCGCGACTCGCGGACATGCGCACGCTCCCGGTGGTCCTCGCGGTCGTGCTCGTGAACGACGCCGTCCTCCTGCTGGCGCTGGACGTCGCGGTGCCGACGTGGCTGGTCGTGCTCGGCGCTGCGTTCGCGCTGACGGTACCGATACTGGTCGCCGTCAGCGCGACCGTCGAGCGCGAATCCGCGTCGAACGCGG encodes the following:
- a CDS encoding decarboxylating 6-phosphogluconate dehydrogenase; translation: MELGVIGLGRMGRIVVDRCLDAGHDVVAFDIDADARTSAADAGATPAESIPDLAAELGDEKRIWLMVPAGDPVDAALDELAPELDGVEPRSTESASGQRPRGDVVVDGGNSHFEDSTRRAGEYEFAYLDCGTSGGPAGAELGFSLMVGGPEWAYDELVPVFDAVATGPDGHDRMGPAGSGHYVKMVHNGVEYALMQAYGEGFELLHEGRYDLDLEAVANTWNNGAVIRSWLLELCEEAFREEGNDLGDVADHVAGGSTGTWTVQESLEQEVPLPIIYQALAERFDSRASGDGEGRFARRLANRLRYGFGRHEVARKE